A region of Triplophysa dalaica isolate WHDGS20190420 chromosome 18, ASM1584641v1, whole genome shotgun sequence DNA encodes the following proteins:
- the LOC130406909 gene encoding DNA-directed RNA polymerase III subunit RPC4-like — MGAEPLVELLDDAHLRGEVVSCPVQLPLAVSGWVFKEQLCEETENTETEPMITDSTGAEVKVKQEPLEGSQTKKAETMFRPPPLPEPGLLPDLLEVWNYCKEEELLFMQLPDSLSGQPPTIDVRPLKTEVQSSDGQTMLQTTENQEDSQDENSCFLKDLQEGLVGKMLVRKSGKVQLIMGNVTLDMALGTPCTFLQLLDDAHLRGEVGSCPVQLPLAVSGWVFKEQLCEETENTETEPMITDSTGAEVKVKQEPLEGSQTKKAETMFRPPPLPEPGLLPDLLEVWNYCKEVELLFMQLPDSLPGQPPTIDVRPLKTEVQSSDGQTMLQTTENQEDSQDENSCFLKDLEEGVVGKMLVRKSGKVQLCPTPWAFLQELVSVNTEGRRGDMSVLGHIKHKLVCSPDFQALLENRA; from the exons CTTCTGGATGATGCTCATCTGAGAGGTGAAGTTGTAAGCTGTCCGGTTCAGCTGCCTCTGGCCGTGTCTGGATGGGTCTTCAAAGAACAGCTTTGTGAAGAGACCGAGAACACCGAAACTGAACCAATGATCACAGACAGCACTGGAGCTGAAGTGAAGG TCAAGCAGGAGCCTTTGGAAGGATCGCAAACGAAAAAGGCGGAGACAATGTTCAGACCACCCCCCCTGCCCGAGCCTGGTTTGCTACCTGATTTACTCGAGGTGTGGAATTACTGCAAAGAGGAGGAACTTCTCTTCATGCAGCTCCCTGATTCGCTCTCAGGCCAACCACCCACCATTGATGTCAGGCCTTTAAAAACAGAGGTGCAGTCGAGTGATGGACAGACTATGCTGCAGACGACTGAGAACCAG GAGGACTCTCAAGACGAGAACAGTTGTTTTCTTAAGGATCTGCAGGAGGGTTTGGTGGGGAAGATGCTTGTAAGAAAGTCAGGCAAAGTGCAGCTTATCATGGGTAACGTAACCCTGGACATGGCCCTGGGAACTCCATGCACCTTTCTGCAG CTTCTGGATGATGCTCATCTGAGAGGTGAAGTTGGAAGCTGTCCGGTTCAGCTGCCTCTGGCCGTGTCTGGATGGGTCTTCAAAGAACAGCTTTGTGAAGAGACCGAGAACACCGAAACTGAACCAATGATCACAGACAGCACTGGAGCTGAAGTGAAGG TCAAGCAGGAGCCTTTGGAAGGATCGCAAACGAAAAAGGCGGAGACAATGTTCAGACCACCCCCCCTGCCCGAGCCTGGTTTGCTACCTGATTTACTCGAGGTGTGGAATTACTGCAAAGAGGTGGAGCTTCTCTTCATGCAGCTCCCTGATTCGCTGCCAGGGCAACCACCCACCATTGATGTCAGGCCTTTAAAAACAGAGGTGCAGTCGAGTGATGGACAGACTATGCTGCAGACGACTGAGAACCAG GAGGACTCTCAAGACGAGAACAGTTGTTTTCTTAAGGATCTGGAGGAGGGTGTGGTGGGGAAGATGCTTGTAAGAAAGTCAGGCAAAGTGCAGCTTTGTCCAACTCCATGGGCCTTTCTGCAG GAATTGGTATCAGTCAATACAGAAGGCAGAAGAGGAGATATGTCTGTCCTAGGCCACATTAAACACAAGCTGGTTTGTTCACCCGATTTCCAGGCTCTTCTAGAAAACAGAGCTTGA
- the LOC130407151 gene encoding DNA-directed RNA polymerase III subunit RPC4-like → MITDSTGAEVKVKQEPLEGSQTKKAEIMFRPAPLPEPGLLPDLLEVWNYCKEEELLFMQLPDSLPGQPPTIDVRPLKTEVQSSDGQTMLQTTENQEDSQDENSCFLKDLEEGVVGKMLVRKSGKVQLCPTPWAFLQELVSVNTEGRRGDMSVLGHIKHKLVCSPDFQALLENRA, encoded by the exons ATGATCACAGACAGCACTGGAGCTGAAGTGAAGG TCAAGCAGGAGCCTTTGGAAGGATCGCAAACGAAAAAGGCGGAGATAATGTTCAGACCAGCCCCCCTGCCCGAGCCTGGTTTGCTACCTGATTTACTCGAGGTGTGGAATTACTGCAAAGAGGAGGAGCTTCTCTTCATGCAGCTCCCTGATTCGCTGCCAGGGCAACCACCCACCATTGATGTCAGGCCTTTAAAAACAGAGGTGCAGTCGAGTGATGGACAGACTATGCTGCAGACGACTGAGAACCAG GAGGACTCTCAAGACGAGAACAGTTGTTTTCTTAAGGATCTGGAGGAGGGTGTGGTGGGGAAGATGCTTGTAAGAAAGTCAGGCAAAGTGCAGCTTTGTCCAACTCCATGGGCCTTTCTGCAG GAATTGGTATCAGTCAATACAGAAGGCAGAAGAGGAGATATGTCTGTCCTAGGCCACATTAAACACAAGCTGGTTTGTTCACCCGATTTCCAGGCTCTTCTAGAAAACAGAGCTTGA
- the LOC130407149 gene encoding gastrula zinc finger protein XlCGF57.1-like — MMEVNKDSHEDLKDAEEKHYDLEGALRIGDKRQHMRTHIREKPHTCLLCGKSFTKTSSLNTHMRIHTGEKPHKCLLCGKTFTTTSCLKLHMRIHTGEKPHTCLLCGKSFTQTSSLNTHMRTHTGEKPHACLLCGKTFTTTNYLKLHMRIHTGEKPHACLLCGKSFTQTSSLKTHMRIHTGEKPHACQQCGKTFTQTEHLKIHMRIHTGEKPHACLQCGKTFTTTNYLKLHMRIHTGEKPHACLLSGKSFTQTSSLKTHMRIHTGEKPHACQQCGKTFTQTENLKIHMRIHTGEKPHACLLCGKTFTQTGNLKTHMRIHTGKKPHACLLCGKTFTQTGNLKTHMRIHTGEKPHACLQCGKTFSTMSHLKRHTRIHTGEKPHACLQCGKTFSTMSHLKRHTRTHTGEKPHACLQCGKSFTQTGNLQSHMRTHT; from the coding sequence ATGATGGAAGTGAATAAGGACAGTCACGAGGATTTAAAAGATgctgaagaaaaacattatgATCTGGAAGGAGCTCTGAGAATAGGCGACAAAAGGCAACACATGAGAACTCACATCagagagaaacctcacacatgtctactgtgtggaaagagttttacaaaaacaagtaGCCTTAatacacacatgagaattcacaccggagagaaacctcacaaatgtcttctgtgtggaaagacttttacaactACGAGTTGCCTTAAGctgcacatgagaattcacaccggagagaaacctcacacatgtctactgtgtggaaagagttttacacaaacaagTAGCCTTAATAcacacatgagaactcacactggagagaaacctcacgcatgtcttctgtgtggaaagacttttacaactACAAATTACCTTAAGctccacatgagaattcacaccggagagaaacctcacgcatgtcttctgtgtggaaagagttttacacaaacaagtagccttaaaacacacatgagaattcacaccggagagaaacctcacgcatgtcaacagtgtggaaagacttttacacaaacagaaCACCTTAAGattcacatgagaattcacactggagagaaacctcacgcatgtctacagtgtggaaagacttttacgaCTACAAATTACCTTAAGctccacatgagaattcacaccggagagaaacctcacgcatgtcttctgtctggaaagagttttacacaaacaagtagccttaaaacacacatgagaattcacaccggagagaaacctcacgcatgtcaacagtgtggaaagacttttacacaaacagaaaaccttaagattcacatgagaattcacactggagagaaacctcacgcatgtcttctgtgtggaaagacttttacacaaacaggtaaccttaaaacacacatgagaattcacaccggaaagaaacctcacgcatgtcttctgtgtggaaagacttttacacaaacaggtaaccttaaaacacacatgagaattcacactggagagaaacctcacgcatgcctacagtgtggaaagactttttcAACTATGAGTCACCTTAAGAGACACACGAGAATTCACACTGgggagaaacctcacgcatgcctacagtgtggaaagactttttcAACTATGAGTCACCTTAAGAGACACACGAGAACTCACACTGgggagaaacctcacgcatgcctacagtgtggaaagagttttacacaaacaggaaaCCTTCAGTCACACATGAGAACACACACCTGA